One genomic window of Wolbachia endosymbiont (group B) of Eucosma cana includes the following:
- a CDS encoding ankyrin repeat domain-containing protein, with amino-acid sequence MGTGSVKYIAEPISEQSKHTDEQKLKCDLSAGQECSEIGSPKTEATELPVDSYYEFIKRGLLWADRSLIDDKKYLEDLIDEWLIHAPNLKLEESQKKLNQKLLNSIIKDFNMGNYDSFSNLKQFLESNEKNKDLKYVLNLKRGHLGTTVLNVFVAHDEAIHPLLKAGADLNMQDNKGKTLLHDTAIYSSEYEGLKYLLDAKTDPNIQDKKGNTPLHYYAANCNDYSRKVMDLLISKGADLNIKNNNGKTPLQIAIDSNNIIECFLTDNQKKLRDQLRKMVKATDSDEDWDNPYGPGVEDLKKFLDKHKNNQDLKIVLNVKGDSSIWPFCQFPDVKALLLKAGATDFVGNKQDNCEKCDSLLSEMYQTNQLAKLNKFLSKVVKAKSMIELQEVVNEIIASGMRLNFAKDKDYYFADHVLEKIAQLEGSYGIASDIVCALISRGAKLKNSDSLKVIDTIEREFKDHKANVIKAHVEYINYAEEFFRVAKDATSGQLCDGKIDNSVSYLEYSEDSIIDVAKITDRTRNLGIPQGEKGYGRSVIKIGKSEVEIITQDGIRNYTDLTEGSDVVLTFYTSLGNVDVRLYPDIQNKSKIIVEVSNREEILEKFKGREEELGNDCELGNYWVYDAIEQGYFERSGKLMHPEVISESNNKWTEREELRKDSMEEVARRHKLLQDLRNIESNIVKKEKNFDVKTYLIDIFKILSRFYEEKGDISKTDLAKAAEKESKKLGLEGKYNWSKIFGLEEEIIEKAEKQGDKEQKSNIPDDFYLGHAINNGSCFFDSFRQSLEQQKGIKVTVEQLRNECKRFAQDNPPEWFISKIGNDFDEVEGEFVNRGITCNQYINSIGKNELWGRSDVEGRVLCSKYGVKLHVAESNPFNATDEQQDPYLHQLIDSSGSRSAGEYNRIDYDDNNVLHIVNKGSNHFQPLLCRNKVLAKCYSSSPRCNMDELKIESHQHKSLPVSGS; translated from the coding sequence ATGGGTACAGGGTCAGTAAAATATATTGCAGAACCTATCAGTGAACAAAGCAAACACACTGATGAGCAAAAACTGAAGTGTGACCTAAGTGCTGGACAAGAGTGTTCAGAAATAGGTAGCCCAAAAACAGAAGCAACTGAATTACCAGTAGATAGTTATTATGAATTCATTAAGCGAGGTTTACTTTGGGCTGATAGAAGTTTGATAGATGATAAAAAATACTTAGAGGATTTAATAGATGAGTGGCTTATTCATGCACCTAACTTAAAACTGGAAGAGAGTCAAAAAAAGTTAAATCAAAAATTACTCAATAGTATTATAAAAGATTTTAATATGGGGAATTATGACTCATTTTCAAATCTTAAGCAGTTTTTAGAAAGTAACGAGAAAAATAAAGACCTGAAGTACGTTCTTAATCTAAAAAGAGGGCATCTAGGAACAACAGTATTGAATGTGTTTGTCGCACACGATGAAGCCATTCATCCTCTTCTCAAAGCTGGTGCTGATCTAAATATGCAGGATAATAAAGGTAAAACACTTTTGCATGATACTGCTATTTATTCCAGTGAGTATGAAGGTCTAAAGTATCTCTTAGATGCAAAAACTGATCCAAATATACAAGATAAAAAAGGTAATACACCTTTACACTATTATGCTGCTAATTGTAATGATTATAGCAGAAAGGTTATGGATTTACTCATAAGCAAAGGAGCTGATTTAAACATAAAAAATAACAATGGAAAAACCCCACTGCAAATTGCAATTGATAGCAACAATATTATAGAGTGTTTTTTAACTGACAACCAAAAAAAGTTAAGAGACCAACTACGTAAAATGGTTAAAGCTACAGATTCTGATGAAGATTGGGATAATCCTTATGGTCCAGGTGTTGAAGATCTGAAAAAATTTTTAGATAAACATAAAAATAACCAAGATTTAAAGATAGTTTTAAATGTTAAGGGTGATAGTTCAATTTGGCCGTTTTGTCAATTTCCTGATGTAAAAGCTTTACTCTTAAAAGCAGGAGCAACTGACTTTGTAGGTAATAAGCAAGATAATTGTGAAAAATGTGATAGTCTCTTATCAGAGATGTATCAAACAAATCAACTTGCTAAGCTAAATAAGTTTTTGAGTAAGGTAGTAAAAGCTAAAAGCATGATTGAACTACAGGAAGTTGTAAATGAGATTATAGCTTCTGGAATGAGATTAAATTTTGCTAAAGACAAAGATTATTACTTTGCAGATCACGTACTAGAAAAAATTGCTCAGCTAGAAGGAAGCTATGGAATTGCCAGTGATATAGTATGTGCATTAATATCGAGAGGAGCAAAGTTAAAAAACTCAGATAGTTTAAAAGTCATTGATACAATAGAACGAGAGTTTAAAGATCATAAAGCTAATGTAATCAAGGCTCATGTAGAGTACATTAATTATGCTGAAGAATTTTTTAGAGTTGCAAAGGATGCTACCAGTGGTCAACTGTGTGATGGAAAAATCGATAACAGTGTATCTTACTTAGAATACTCAGAGGATAGTATAATAGATGTTGCAAAAATCACAGATAGAACAAGGAATTTAGGAATACCTCAAGGAGAAAAAGGATATGGAAGGAGTGTAATAAAAATTGGCAAAAGTGAGGTGGAAATTATAACCCAAGATGGCATAAGGAATTACACAGATCTTACAGAAGGCAGCGATGTAGTATTAACTTTCTATACTAGTTTGGGAAATGTAGACGTTAGGCTGTATCCTGACATACAGAATAAAAGCAAAATTATAGTAGAAGTGAGTAATAGAGAGGAAATATTAGAAAAATTCAAAGGTCGCGAAGAAGAGTTAGGCAATGATTGCGAGCTTGGTAACTACTGGGTCTACGATGCTATTGAACAGGGATATTTTGAAAGGTCTGGAAAATTAATGCATCCTGAAGTAATAAGCGAGTCTAACAACAAATGGACAGAACGTGAAGAGTTAAGAAAGGATTCTATGGAGGAAGTTGCTAGAAGGCATAAGTTATTACAAGATTTACGCAATATTGAGTCTAATATTGTAAAAAAGGAGAAGAATTTTGACGTAAAAACTTACCTGATAGATATCTTTAAAATTTTATCTAGGTTCTATGAAGAAAAAGGGGATATTTCTAAAACAGACTTAGCTAAAGCAGCAGAAAAGGAAAGTAAAAAATTGGGGTTAGAAGGTAAATACAACTGGAGTAAGATTTTTGGTTTAGAGGAAGAAATTATTGAAAAGGCAGAAAAACAAGGTGATAAAGAGCAAAAATCAAACATACCTGATGACTTCTATTTAGGGCACGCAATCAATAATGGAAGCTGTTTTTTTGATTCATTCAGGCAAAGTCTGGAACAACAGAAGGGAATCAAAGTTACTGTAGAGCAGTTAAGGAATGAGTGTAAGAGATTTGCGCAAGACAATCCTCCAGAGTGGTTTATAAGTAAAATTGGCAACGACTTTGATGAGGTTGAAGGTGAGTTCGTAAATCGTGGAATTACGTGTAACCAATATATCAATAGCATTGGAAAGAATGAATTGTGGGGACGTTCCGATGTCGAGGGCAGAGTACTTTGTAGTAAGTATGGTGTGAAATTACATGTTGCAGAGAGTAATCCATTCAATGCTACTGATGAGCAACAAGATCCATACTTGCATCAACTAATAGATAGTTCAGGATCAAGAAGTGCAGGTGAGTATAATAGGATAGATTATGATGACAATAATGTCTTACATATAGTAAATAAGGGAAGTAATCATTTTCAACCCCTACTTTGTAGAAATAAGGTCTTGGCAAAATGCTATTCAAGCTCACCAAGGTGTAATATGGACGAGTTAAAGATAGAATCTCACCAACATAAGTCACTACCTGTAAGTGGATCATAG
- a CDS encoding IS3 family transposase (programmed frameshift), with the protein MATKKYEPELKAKIALEAIKNQKSTAEICSEYKIPSTNLYDWRDRVLARLKDLFVEESESARKQRILAQEIESLHKVIGELTVENSYLKKKFTEISKKDRVRFIEKDSDLSIRKQADLLGICRSSLYYRPIINNESEVANLIQEVYLASDCRYGYRKITAEIIASGVVVNHKKILRIMKKMKISGLYCRKRCNTSIKEKKHKIYPYLLKDLIICRVNQIWATDITYIMVEGKFIYFVAIMDLYSRYIIAHSLSPYLDAGFCLYTLKEALKQGKPEIFNSDQGVQFTSYNFIMELERANIKISMDHKGRCFDNIFVERLWRTLKQEAIYYYRPNSIRDLNLIINDFVAWYNYRRRHQTLHYKVPADLYYHKQ; encoded by the exons ATGGCAACAAAAAAATATGAACCAGAGTTAAAAGCAAAGATAGCTTTGGAAGCAATAAAAAATCAAAAAAGCACAGCTGAGATATGTAGTGAATATAAAATACCATCAACAAATCTATATGATTGGCGTGATAGAGTATTGGCAAGGTTAAAAGACCTATTTGTTGAAGAAAGTGAAAGTGCGAGAAAACAAAGAATCTTAGCGCAAGAAATAGAAAGTTTACATAAAGTAATAGGAGAATTGACAGTGGAAAATAGCTATTTGAAAAAAAAAT TTACTGAAATAAGCAAAAAAGATAGAGTAAGGTTTATAGAAAAAGATTCTGATCTGTCAATTAGGAAACAGGCTGATTTATTGGGGATTTGCAGATCTAGCCTATATTATAGGCCTATAATTAATAACGAAAGTGAAGTAGCAAATTTGATTCAAGAAGTATATTTGGCTTCTGATTGCCGTTATGGATATCGTAAAATTACTGCTGAAATCATAGCGAGTGGAGTAGTAGTCAATCACAAAAAAATCTTAAGAATTATGAAAAAAATGAAGATTAGTGGGCTGTATTGTAGAAAAAGATGTAATACAAGTATTAAAGAAAAAAAGCATAAAATATATCCTTATTTACTCAAAGATTTGATTATTTGTAGAGTTAATCAGATATGGGCTACTGATATAACATATATTATGGTAGAAGGTAAGTTTATCTATTTTGTGGCAATAATGGACTTGTATAGTCGCTATATTATTGCTCATTCATTATCACCATATCTCGATGCTGGATTTTGCCTTTATACTCTCAAAGAAGCTCTAAAACAAGGTAAACCTGAGATTTTTAATAGTGATCAGGGGGTGCAGTTTACTAGCTACAACTTTATTATGGAATTAGAGCGTGCTAATATTAAAATCAGTATGGACCATAAAGGACGTTGCTTCGACAATATATTTGTTGAGCGCTTATGGAGAACTTTAAAGCAAGAAGCTATATATTATTATAGACCAAATAGTATCAGAGATTTAAATCTTATAATAAATGATTTTGTTGCTTGGTATAACTATAGAAGGCGACATCAGACTCTACATTATAAAGTTCCTGCTGATCTTTATTATCATAAACAGTAA
- a CDS encoding IS3-like element ISWpi17 family transposase (programmed frameshift): MATKKYEPELKAKIALEAIKNQKSTAEICSEYKIPSTNLYDWRDRVLARLKDLFVEESESARKQRILAQEIESLHKVIGELTVENSYLKKKFTEISKKDRVRFIEKDSDLSIRKQADLLGICRSSLYYRPIINNESEVANLIQEVYLASDCRYGYRKITAEIIASGVVVNHKKILRIMKKMKISGLYCRKRCNTSIKEKKHKIYPYLLKDLIICRVNQVWATDITYIMVEGKFIYFVAIMDLYSRYIIAHSLSPYLDAGFCLYTLKEALKQGKPEIFNSDQGVQFTSYNFIMELERANIKISMDHKGRCFDNIFVERLWRTLKQEAIYYYRPNSIRDLNLIINDFVAWYNYRRRHQTLHYKVPADLYYHKQ, translated from the exons ATGGCAACAAAAAAATATGAACCAGAGTTAAAAGCAAAGATAGCTTTGGAAGCAATAAAAAATCAAAAAAGCACAGCTGAGATATGTAGTGAATATAAAATACCATCAACAAATCTATATGATTGGCGTGATAGAGTATTGGCAAGGTTAAAAGACCTATTTGTTGAAGAAAGTGAAAGTGCGAGAAAACAAAGAATCTTAGCGCAAGAAATAGAAAGTTTACATAAAGTAATAGGAGAATTGACAGTGGAAAATAGCTATTTGAAAAAAAAAT TTACTGAAATAAGCAAAAAAGATAGAGTAAGGTTTATAGAAAAAGATTCTGATCTGTCAATTAGGAAACAGGCTGATTTATTGGGGATTTGCAGATCTAGCCTATATTATAGGCCTATAATTAATAACGAAAGTGAAGTAGCAAATTTGATTCAAGAAGTATATTTGGCTTCTGATTGCCGTTATGGATATCGTAAAATTACTGCTGAAATCATAGCGAGTGGAGTAGTAGTCAATCACAAAAAAATCTTAAGAATTATGAAAAAAATGAAGATTAGTGGGCTGTATTGTAGAAAAAGATGTAATACAAGTATTAAAGAAAAAAAGCATAAAATATATCCTTATTTACTCAAAGATTTGATTATTTGTAGAGTTAATCAGGTATGGGCTACTGATATAACATATATTATGGTAGAAGGTAAGTTTATCTATTTTGTGGCAATAATGGACTTGTATAGTCGCTATATTATTGCTCATTCATTATCACCATATCTCGATGCTGGATTTTGCCTTTATACTCTCAAAGAAGCTCTAAAACAAGGTAAACCTGAGATTTTTAATAGTGATCAGGGGGTGCAGTTTACTAGCTACAACTTTATTATGGAATTAGAGCGTGCTAATATTAAAATCAGTATGGACCATAAAGGACGTTGCTTCGACAATATATTTGTTGAGCGCTTATGGAGAACTTTAAAGCAAGAAGCTATATATTATTATAGACCAAATAGTATCAGAGATTTAAATCTTATAATAAATGATTTTGTTGCTTGGTATAACTATAGAAGGCGACATCAGACTCTACATTATAAAGTTCCTGCTGATCTTTATTATCATAAACAGTAA
- a CDS encoding peroxiredoxin, with translation MNLVTKSAIDFTASAVLASGKIVDDFCLSKHIKDKYAVLFFYPLDFTFVCPTELISFSNKIEDFSKRNVEVIGISIDSKFSHYKWRNTPVNDGGIGEVSYNLVSDIKKSISRDYGVLYDDSIALRATFVIDDKFVVRHQSINDFPLGRNIDEFIRIIDAIKHNEEHGEVCPAGWKKGKPAMQASDEGVADYLNSHSAEL, from the coding sequence ATGAATCTTGTAACAAAATCCGCTATCGATTTTACTGCTTCGGCTGTTCTTGCTAGTGGAAAAATAGTTGATGATTTCTGTTTAAGTAAACATATAAAGGATAAGTATGCTGTCCTTTTTTTCTATCCACTTGATTTTACTTTTGTCTGTCCAACTGAGTTGATATCATTTAGCAACAAAATAGAAGATTTTTCAAAACGTAATGTTGAAGTGATAGGAATAAGTATAGATTCAAAATTTTCACACTATAAATGGCGAAACACTCCAGTTAATGATGGTGGTATTGGAGAGGTTAGCTACAATTTAGTGTCTGATATCAAAAAGTCTATATCAAGAGACTATGGGGTCTTATATGATGACTCAATTGCACTAAGAGCAACTTTTGTTATTGATGATAAGTTTGTTGTACGTCATCAATCGATAAATGATTTTCCTTTGGGACGTAATATCGATGAGTTTATTAGAATTATTGATGCAATAAAACATAATGAAGAGCATGGTGAAGTATGTCCAGCAGGGTGGAAAAAAGGTAAGCCAGCAATGCAGGCAAGCGATGAAGGAGTGGCTGATTATCTAAACTCACACAGTGCAGAATTATAA
- the trxB gene encoding thioredoxin-disulfide reductase, with the protein MQNYKLSTKVLIIGSGVAGYAAAIYAARANLEPIVVTGMQPGGQLTITTDVENYPGFISIQGPELMEQKRLHAEKVGARIIDDEIKSVEQLEDSNEYRFRSCGDTSDYYSNAIIIAAGAQAKWLGLESEKKFQGYGVSACATCDGAFFRNKVVAVVGGGNTAVEEAIFLTRFAKEVILIHRRDKLRAEKVMQDRLFKNDKIKVIWNHTVEQILGEENPKKVTGITIKSTKTNKFQELKVDGVFIAIGHAPNTGIFKGFVEMDQQGYIITKPGTTLTSRAGVFAAGDVQDKVYRQAVVAAGTGCMAALDAEKFLES; encoded by the coding sequence GTGCAGAATTATAAATTGAGTACAAAAGTTCTTATTATTGGATCTGGAGTAGCGGGTTATGCTGCTGCTATATATGCAGCACGTGCAAATTTAGAGCCAATTGTAGTAACAGGAATGCAACCTGGTGGTCAGCTTACAATTACTACGGATGTTGAAAACTATCCAGGTTTTATTTCTATACAAGGTCCAGAACTCATGGAACAAAAGAGGTTGCATGCAGAGAAGGTGGGGGCAAGGATAATAGATGACGAAATAAAAAGCGTTGAACAACTTGAGGATTCTAATGAGTATAGATTTAGATCTTGTGGTGATACTAGTGACTACTATTCGAATGCAATTATAATCGCAGCTGGTGCGCAAGCGAAGTGGCTTGGCCTGGAGAGTGAAAAGAAATTTCAAGGTTACGGAGTTTCGGCATGCGCAACTTGTGATGGTGCATTTTTTCGGAATAAAGTTGTAGCTGTGGTTGGTGGTGGAAATACTGCTGTTGAAGAAGCAATATTTTTAACTCGATTTGCTAAGGAAGTTATACTGATACACAGGCGTGATAAGTTAAGAGCAGAGAAAGTAATGCAAGACAGGCTCTTTAAAAATGATAAGATAAAGGTAATATGGAATCATACCGTAGAGCAGATTCTTGGAGAAGAAAATCCTAAAAAAGTTACTGGCATTACAATTAAATCGACGAAAACCAATAAATTTCAGGAATTAAAAGTGGATGGAGTGTTCATTGCAATTGGGCATGCACCAAATACAGGTATTTTTAAGGGCTTTGTTGAAATGGATCAGCAAGGTTATATAATTACGAAACCTGGAACAACTCTAACCAGTAGGGCAGGGGTGTTTGCTGCTGGTGATGTTCAAGATAAGGTATATCGCCAGGCAGTAGTTGCAGCAGGTACAGGGTGCATGGCTGCACTTGATGCAGAAAAATTTTTGGAATCATAA
- a CDS encoding ankyrin repeat domain-containing protein, with amino-acid sequence MLSRSNVGSRRSVVNDTGLRAQNQTTSGQSTKKLFKAIQFQGTDDERVTPEEALNHFQQALQEGADVNAFNEEGMTPLISIIYDLSAGSETEEEKEYQSMIRLLLLHRSIDVNIQKKGDGNTALHLAMSFQQRKVLQLLLSHPRIMMYLLNKRLQDPEECAKKNRAEHLIIEIQKAETGKQLLNALSNRNIDRAKELLNQELNPNCWKRNSNGEIETPLSLIIKSCLQGITESNEEVLRKLLKHKELDFSQIKPISAIEQNSRLKQIIEQAMKERLTDTINTKDSYYVKKLVEDNCFINLAIVTAVLRNVNNPSESIKNYLNEKFPASAEQPVANTHNVQSEINDEFIAQELQRLENLRDELESTKILLREKEQELNRTVDERTRDTDKISQLKRDLRQERSELQAQNQDLKNKNRKLSEANIYNRRQSNYASASFVLSGAFAIGACLTISNLEICISLAVAAFVFLTIGCYCSYKASTVLSDVISTEFGNVISLR; translated from the coding sequence ATGCTTTCGAGAAGTAATGTAGGTTCTAGAAGAAGTGTTGTTAATGATACAGGATTACGAGCTCAAAATCAAACAACTTCAGGACAATCAACAAAAAAATTATTTAAAGCTATTCAATTTCAAGGCACTGATGATGAAAGAGTAACACCTGAAGAAGCTTTGAATCATTTTCAACAAGCATTGCAAGAAGGTGCGGATGTTAATGCGTTTAATGAAGAAGGCATGACACCTTTGATATCTATAATTTATGATTTATCTGCAGGCTCTGAAACAGAAGAAGAAAAAGAATATCAGAGTATGATTAGGTTACTTCTACTTCACCGAAGCATAGATGTTAATATTCAAAAAAAAGGTGATGGCAATACAGCTTTGCATCTAGCAATGTCCTTTCAACAAAGGAAAGTGTTACAACTCTTACTAAGTCATCCGAGAATAATGATGTATCTACTAAATAAAAGACTTCAAGATCCTGAGGAATGTGCTAAAAAAAATCGTGCTGAGCATTTGATCATAGAAATACAAAAAGCAGAAACAGGAAAACAATTATTGAATGCTCTTTCTAACAGAAATATTGACCGAGCAAAAGAACTATTAAATCAAGAACTCAACCCTAATTGTTGGAAAAGAAATTCAAATGGAGAAATAGAAACACCACTTAGCCTGATTATCAAATCATGTTTACAAGGAATAACAGAAAGTAACGAAGAAGTATTGAGAAAACTTTTAAAACATAAGGAGCTAGATTTTAGTCAAATAAAGCCAATATCAGCTATAGAGCAAAATTCAAGATTGAAGCAAATCATTGAACAAGCTATGAAAGAGCGATTAACTGATACTATTAATACAAAAGATTCGTATTATGTAAAAAAATTAGTAGAAGATAATTGCTTCATAAATCTTGCAATTGTCACCGCTGTGTTGAGGAATGTTAATAATCCAAGTGAATCTATTAAAAATTATCTCAATGAGAAATTTCCTGCAAGTGCAGAGCAACCTGTAGCAAATACACATAATGTTCAATCAGAAATAAACGATGAGTTTATTGCTCAAGAATTGCAGCGACTTGAAAACCTTAGAGATGAGCTTGAAAGCACAAAAATTCTACTTAGAGAAAAAGAGCAAGAGTTGAATAGGACCGTAGATGAAAGAACAAGAGACACTGACAAAATTTCACAGTTAAAAAGGGATTTAAGGCAAGAGAGATCAGAACTTCAAGCTCAAAATCAAGACTTAAAGAACAAAAACAGAAAACTTTCAGAAGCAAACATTTATAATAGAAGGCAAAGTAACTATGCCTCTGCCTCTTTTGTGTTATCTGGAGCGTTTGCTATTGGTGCATGTTTAACAATATCGAATTTAGAAATATGTATTTCACTTGCTGTAGCTGCATTTGTCTTCCTTACAATTGGATGCTACTGTTCATATAAAGCAAGTACAGTACTGAGTGATGTGATAAGCACTGAATTTGGTAATGTTATCAGTTTAAGATAG
- the ubiB gene encoding 2-polyprenylphenol 6-hydroxylase, translating into MIQNILRLLQITTVLTRYNVLPYLLPPSKKSINKIQGHKLKRALERLGPVFIKFGQSISSRTDILNEDITNNLLLICDRLPSFSYKIAVKTIESEFNCKLSDIFSSFSEKPIAAASISQVHRAVTIEGKEVAVKVLRPNIEKTFSRDIKMLSWLAEIAEKFSEQSKRLKPVELVKTFAEICRLELDLRFEAAHSSELKENTKHDRGFYVPEIDWSRTSKKVLTLEWMEAIPIYEVEKLNNRKQIAINLIESFCNQVYRDCFFHADMHPGNLMIDSNNNIIALDCGIMGRIDRETCYYVIEILKGFLNRDYDHVAKMHFRAGYVPSQHRNFVTACRAIGEPIVGQPIQKISFARLLTQLLKITGDFDMKVQTQLLLLQKTMILLEGTCRKVYPEINMWKVVETWINNQHESKIGYREKIKSSYPIKAIQGIFSLIEKLNLIADKKLQVKNKSNGKAYFLLWSVIIILIVKLLIS; encoded by the coding sequence ATGATTCAAAATATTCTACGTCTTCTGCAAATAACTACAGTGCTAACACGCTACAATGTGTTACCTTATTTACTTCCACCATCAAAAAAATCAATAAATAAAATACAAGGTCATAAACTAAAGCGTGCTCTTGAAAGATTAGGTCCGGTGTTCATTAAATTTGGGCAATCCATTTCATCACGCACTGATATTTTAAATGAGGACATAACAAATAACTTGCTATTGATATGTGATAGATTGCCATCATTTTCGTATAAAATCGCAGTTAAAACTATAGAAAGTGAGTTTAATTGTAAATTAAGCGACATTTTTTCAAGTTTTTCTGAAAAGCCAATTGCAGCAGCATCAATTTCTCAGGTGCATAGAGCAGTTACAATTGAGGGTAAGGAAGTTGCTGTAAAGGTTTTGAGGCCAAATATTGAGAAAACATTCTCAAGGGATATAAAAATGCTTTCTTGGCTTGCAGAAATTGCAGAAAAATTTAGTGAACAATCAAAAAGGCTGAAGCCAGTTGAATTAGTCAAAACTTTTGCTGAAATTTGCCGATTAGAGTTAGATCTACGCTTTGAGGCTGCCCACTCTTCGGAACTGAAGGAAAATACTAAACATGACAGAGGTTTCTACGTACCTGAAATAGATTGGAGTAGAACTTCAAAAAAGGTTTTAACATTAGAATGGATGGAAGCTATACCAATATACGAAGTTGAAAAGCTGAATAACCGAAAGCAAATAGCTATCAATCTTATAGAATCTTTTTGTAATCAGGTATATAGGGATTGTTTTTTTCATGCTGATATGCATCCTGGAAATTTAATGATCGATAGTAATAACAATATTATTGCCCTGGATTGTGGAATCATGGGTAGAATAGATCGTGAGACATGCTATTACGTTATAGAGATACTCAAAGGCTTTTTAAATAGGGATTATGATCACGTTGCAAAAATGCACTTTAGAGCCGGTTATGTTCCATCACAGCATAGAAATTTTGTTACAGCTTGCAGAGCAATAGGTGAACCCATTGTTGGACAGCCTATACAGAAGATTTCATTTGCTCGATTACTTACTCAGCTACTAAAAATAACTGGTGATTTTGATATGAAAGTTCAAACACAATTGTTATTGCTGCAGAAAACTATGATTTTATTAGAAGGAACATGTAGGAAAGTCTATCCAGAAATCAATATGTGGAAAGTAGTTGAAACATGGATAAACAATCAACATGAAAGTAAAATAGGGTATAGGGAAAAAATTAAAAGCTCTTATCCCATAAAAGCAATTCAGGGAATATTTAGCCTTATAGAAAAATTAAACCTAATAGCTGACAAAAAATTACAGGTGAAAAATAAATCAAATGGAAAAGCCTACTTTTTACTTTGGTCTGTAATTATAATTCTCATCGTTAAACTTTTAATTTCTTGA
- a CDS encoding metal ABC transporter ATP-binding protein — MSHINVEKKSIFAKKLSSVNNCILKIENLTLSYGNKKVLDNINISVQRGDIVTILGPNGGGKTSLVKAVAGINKGFIGSIVFADNIKISYMPQNFSIGNLMPITVESFLFNSSSKKLKKNQPIVTEAIELVGIGNILKNQVLEISAGQTQLLLLARCLISESDLIILDEPVSAMDINARSKFYDIINKIAKERSVSILMTSHDLNSALPSSDYIICINNTIYYQGKPDEIMEINEIFGSYAAK; from the coding sequence ATGTCTCATATAAATGTTGAGAAGAAGTCAATTTTTGCCAAAAAATTAAGTAGTGTCAATAACTGCATTCTAAAAATAGAAAACCTTACTCTTTCATACGGTAATAAAAAAGTTCTTGATAATATCAACATATCAGTACAAAGAGGAGATATAGTTACAATACTTGGTCCAAATGGCGGAGGTAAAACCTCTTTAGTGAAAGCAGTTGCTGGTATAAATAAAGGTTTTATTGGCAGTATTGTATTCGCTGACAATATAAAAATTAGCTATATGCCACAAAATTTTAGTATTGGTAATTTGATGCCAATAACAGTTGAGTCTTTCCTTTTCAATAGCTCCTCGAAGAAATTGAAGAAAAATCAACCCATTGTTACAGAAGCAATAGAATTGGTTGGTATCGGTAACATCCTAAAAAATCAAGTATTAGAAATCTCTGCAGGACAAACACAATTACTGCTGCTTGCACGCTGTTTAATTTCAGAATCTGATTTGATCATTTTAGATGAGCCAGTCAGTGCAATGGATATTAACGCACGATCTAAATTTTATGATATTATAAATAAAATCGCAAAAGAACGATCAGTGTCGATTCTCATGACTTCTCATGACCTTAACTCTGCTCTACCATCCTCAGATTACATAATTTGCATAAATAATACTATCTATTATCAAGGTAAACCTGATGAAATTATGGAGATAAATGAAATATTTGGCAGTTACGCAGCGAAATGA